The proteins below are encoded in one region of Buttiauxella gaviniae:
- the brnQ gene encoding branched-chain amino acid transporter carrier protein BrnQ translates to MTHHLKSRDILALGFMTFALFVGAGNIIFPPMVGLQAGEHVWWASLGFLVTAVGLPVLTVVAIARVGGGIDSLSSPIGRRAGLVLATVCYLAVGPLFATPRTATVSFEVGIAPLTGMGELPLFIYSLVYFALVMGISLYPGKLLDTVGHVLAPVKIVALIILSGAAILWPAGGISTATEAYQNAAFSNGFVNGYLTMDTLASLVFGIVIVNAARSRGVTEARLLTRYTIWAGIIAGIGLTLIYLALFRLGSDSATLVDQGANGAAILHAYVQHTFGGAGSIFLAALIFLACMVTAVGLTCACAEFFSQYLPLSYRALVFILGLFSMVVSNLGLSHLIQISIPVLTAIYPPCIALVVLSFTRPWWNNSSRVIAPAMLISLLFGIVDGIKASAISNILPDWTARLPLSDQGLAWLIPTLIMVVITIIWDRAAGRQVASAAH, encoded by the coding sequence ATGACCCATCATTTAAAATCTCGTGACATCCTGGCATTGGGCTTCATGACCTTTGCGCTGTTTGTCGGCGCCGGTAATATCATTTTCCCGCCGATGGTGGGTCTTCAGGCAGGTGAACACGTTTGGTGGGCATCGCTTGGCTTCCTGGTCACCGCAGTGGGTTTGCCGGTGCTTACGGTTGTCGCTATCGCCCGCGTTGGCGGCGGTATTGATAGCCTGAGCTCACCGATTGGCCGCCGTGCGGGCCTGGTGCTGGCGACGGTTTGTTATCTGGCCGTTGGCCCGCTATTTGCGACTCCGCGTACCGCGACAGTTTCCTTTGAAGTCGGGATTGCCCCGTTGACCGGTATGGGCGAGCTGCCGCTGTTCATCTACAGCCTGGTCTACTTTGCGCTGGTAATGGGTATTTCCCTGTACCCTGGCAAACTGCTGGATACCGTCGGCCATGTGCTGGCTCCGGTAAAAATTGTGGCGCTGATTATTTTATCAGGGGCGGCGATTCTTTGGCCTGCGGGGGGGATTAGCACCGCGACTGAGGCCTACCAGAATGCTGCGTTCTCCAACGGTTTCGTCAATGGTTATCTGACCATGGATACCCTGGCGTCGCTGGTATTCGGGATTGTTATTGTTAATGCCGCACGTTCTCGCGGCGTGACCGAAGCGCGTCTGCTGACTCGCTACACCATCTGGGCAGGTATTATCGCGGGTATCGGTTTAACACTGATTTACCTGGCGCTGTTCCGTTTGGGTTCCGATAGCGCAACGCTTGTGGATCAAGGCGCAAATGGCGCGGCCATTCTGCATGCTTACGTTCAGCACACCTTCGGTGGCGCGGGCAGCATCTTCCTGGCAGCGTTGATTTTCCTCGCTTGCATGGTAACGGCAGTTGGCCTGACCTGTGCTTGTGCTGAGTTCTTTAGCCAGTATTTGCCGCTCTCTTATCGCGCACTGGTGTTTATCCTTGGGCTGTTCTCGATGGTGGTGTCAAACCTGGGCCTGAGCCATCTGATTCAGATTTCAATCCCCGTGCTGACGGCCATTTACCCTCCGTGTATTGCACTGGTCGTGCTGAGCTTTACTCGCCCATGGTGGAATAACTCATCGCGAGTGATTGCTCCGGCAATGTTAATCAGCCTGCTGTTTGGCATCGTTGATGGAATTAAGGCTTCAGCAATCAGCAATATATTACCTGATTGGACCGCGCGTTTACCGCTGTCTGACCAGGGCCTGGCATGGCTCATCCCAACCTTGATTATGGTGGTTATTACCATCATTTGGGACCGGGCAGCAGGGCGGCAGGTGGCTTCCGCCGCGCACTAA
- the phoB gene encoding phosphate response regulator transcription factor PhoB: MAKRILVVEDEAPIREMVSFVLEQNGFQPVEAEDYDSAVNLLIEPFPDLILLDWMLPGGSGIQFIKHLKREALTREIPVMMLTARGEEEDRVRGLEVGADDYITKPFSPKELVARIKAVMRRISPMAVEEVIEMHGLSLDPSSHRVMAGENPLDMGPTEFKLLHFFMTHPERVYSREQLLNHVWGTNVYVEDRTVDVHIRRLRKALEHSEHDRMVQTVRGTGYRFSTRF; encoded by the coding sequence ATGGCGAAGCGTATATTAGTCGTAGAAGATGAAGCTCCAATCCGTGAAATGGTGAGCTTTGTGCTTGAGCAAAACGGTTTTCAGCCCGTAGAAGCGGAAGATTATGACAGTGCAGTGAATCTCCTTATCGAACCTTTCCCCGATCTGATCTTGCTGGACTGGATGTTGCCCGGCGGCTCCGGGATTCAGTTTATCAAACACCTCAAGCGTGAAGCCCTGACGCGTGAAATACCGGTGATGATGCTGACGGCGCGTGGCGAAGAAGAAGATCGCGTGCGCGGCCTTGAAGTCGGTGCGGATGACTATATTACCAAACCGTTTTCTCCGAAGGAGCTGGTGGCCCGCATCAAAGCTGTGATGCGCCGTATTTCGCCGATGGCGGTTGAAGAAGTCATTGAGATGCACGGGTTAAGTCTTGATCCCTCATCACACCGTGTGATGGCGGGTGAAAACCCATTAGATATGGGGCCAACGGAATTTAAGTTATTACACTTCTTTATGACGCATCCGGAGCGGGTGTACAGCCGTGAACAGTTGCTTAATCACGTCTGGGGCACCAATGTTTATGTCGAAGACCGAACGGTGGACGTCCATATTCGGCGGTTACGCAAAGCGCTCGAACACAGTGAACATGACAGAATGGTACAAACAGTACGCGGTACGGGCTATCGGTTCTCAACCCGTTTTTAA
- a CDS encoding hydrolase, producing the protein MSIRELIDPTNSTLIFIDHQPQMSFGVANIDRQTLKNNTVALAKAGKIFNVPTIFTSVETKSFSGYIWPELLAVHPEITPIERTSMNSWEDAAFVAAVKATGRKKLIISALWTEVCLTFPALMALEEGFEVYVVTDTSGGTSVDAHERSIDRMVQAGAVPVTWQQVLLEYQRDWARRDTYDAVMDLVREHSGAYGIGVDYAYTMVHGAPERKA; encoded by the coding sequence ATGTCTATACGTGAATTGATCGACCCGACTAACTCCACGCTGATTTTCATCGACCACCAACCGCAGATGTCTTTTGGCGTGGCGAACATTGACCGGCAAACGTTGAAAAACAACACGGTAGCGCTAGCGAAAGCGGGCAAGATTTTTAACGTTCCCACCATTTTCACCTCGGTAGAAACCAAAAGTTTTAGCGGATATATCTGGCCTGAATTGCTGGCGGTTCATCCAGAAATTACGCCAATCGAACGCACTTCAATGAACTCCTGGGAAGATGCGGCGTTTGTCGCGGCGGTGAAAGCCACCGGGCGTAAAAAACTGATTATTTCAGCGCTCTGGACGGAGGTATGCCTGACGTTTCCGGCTTTGATGGCGCTGGAAGAAGGGTTTGAAGTTTACGTGGTGACGGACACGTCGGGCGGGACTTCTGTGGATGCGCACGAACGCTCAATTGATCGTATGGTGCAGGCGGGGGCGGTTCCCGTGACCTGGCAACAGGTGTTGCTTGAATACCAGCGCGACTGGGCGCGCAGAGACACCTACGACGCGGTGATGGACTTGGTGCGAGAGCACAGCGGCGCGTACGGCATCGGCGTGGATTACGCCTACACCATGGTTCACGGTGCGCCAGAGCGGAAAGCCTGA
- the phoR gene encoding phosphate regulon sensor histidine kinase PhoR, translating to MLERLSWKRLVLELVLCCIPAAILGLIFGHLPWFLLLSVTGLLVWHFWNLLRLSWWLWVDRSMTPPPGRGSWDPLLYGLHQMQLRNKKRRKELGSLIKRFRSGAESLPDAVVLTTEEGTIFWCNGLAQQLLGLRWPDDNGQNILNLLRYPEFTRYLSQKDFARPLTLVLNNGRHLEFRVMPYSDEQWLLVARDVTQMHQLEGARRNFFANVSHELRTPLTVLQGYLEMMQDQALEGPLREKALGTMREQTSRMEGLVKQLLTLSKIEAAPAMVLNEKIDVPLMLRVVEREAQTLSQKRQTLQFEIDSTLKVFGNEEQLRSAISNLVYNAVNHTPEGTHITVSWKRVAGGVSFSVADSGPGIAAEHIPRLTERFYRVDKARSRQTGGSGLGLAIVKHALSHHDARLNIESQPGKGSTFSFVLPERLIVNEKVVQAE from the coding sequence GTGCTGGAACGGTTGTCATGGAAAAGGCTGGTGCTGGAGCTGGTGCTCTGTTGCATTCCCGCCGCCATTTTAGGCCTCATCTTTGGCCATTTACCCTGGTTTTTATTACTGTCTGTCACCGGGCTGCTGGTCTGGCATTTCTGGAATTTGCTGCGTTTGTCGTGGTGGTTGTGGGTGGATCGCAGTATGACGCCGCCGCCGGGGCGGGGGAGTTGGGATCCACTGCTCTACGGCCTGCATCAGATGCAGTTGCGTAATAAAAAACGCCGTAAAGAGCTGGGAAGTCTTATCAAACGCTTTCGTAGCGGTGCGGAATCGCTGCCCGATGCGGTGGTGCTGACCACTGAAGAAGGGACAATCTTCTGGTGTAACGGGCTCGCTCAGCAACTCCTGGGTTTGCGTTGGCCGGACGATAACGGGCAAAACATTCTTAACTTATTGCGTTACCCGGAATTCACCCGTTATCTGTCCCAAAAAGATTTTGCCCGCCCGCTAACGCTGGTGCTTAACAATGGTCGCCATCTGGAATTTCGCGTGATGCCTTACAGTGACGAACAGTGGCTGCTGGTGGCGCGGGATGTCACTCAAATGCACCAGCTTGAAGGTGCGCGGCGCAACTTTTTCGCCAACGTCAGCCATGAGCTGCGAACGCCGTTGACCGTGTTGCAAGGCTATCTTGAGATGATGCAGGACCAGGCGCTGGAAGGGCCGCTGCGGGAAAAAGCGCTCGGCACAATGCGCGAACAAACTTCGCGCATGGAAGGGCTGGTTAAGCAGCTTCTGACGTTATCCAAAATTGAAGCGGCTCCGGCGATGGTGCTCAATGAAAAGATTGATGTGCCTTTGATGCTGCGTGTGGTGGAGCGCGAAGCGCAAACGCTCAGCCAGAAAAGGCAAACGCTACAGTTTGAAATCGATTCCACTCTGAAAGTGTTTGGTAACGAAGAGCAACTGCGCAGTGCGATTTCGAATCTGGTGTATAACGCGGTAAACCACACGCCAGAAGGGACGCATATTACGGTGAGCTGGAAGCGGGTCGCGGGTGGCGTGAGTTTTAGCGTGGCCGATAGCGGCCCGGGGATTGCGGCAGAACATATTCCTCGTCTGACTGAGCGTTTCTATCGGGTAGATAAAGCGCGTTCACGTCAAACAGGCGGCAGCGGGCTTGGGCTTGCGATTGTAAAGCATGCGTTAAGTCATCACGATGCGCGGTTGAATATTGAAAGCCAGCCTGGCAAAGGCTCGACGTTCTCCTTTGTACTACCTGAGCGTTTGATTGTTAACGAGAAAGTGGTGCAGGCAGAGTAG
- a CDS encoding antibiotic biosynthesis monooxygenase — protein sequence MADNNTVTLVITHALKAGQAAHYEAWLARIMPTAARYPGHLGVHVIRPTAGNDVYNIVIRFDTLENLTAWTKSAEREALVEEIKPALSQDDHLEVRTETAFWFTPEMPAVKRPAQWKQFLITLAVIFPSTNIVPRITALFFPSLKGSLLLHFINDALVVALVVWLWMPVMTRLLAGWLKK from the coding sequence ATGGCTGACAACAACACTGTCACGCTGGTGATTACCCACGCCCTGAAAGCGGGTCAGGCTGCGCATTACGAAGCGTGGCTGGCGAGAATCATGCCGACTGCGGCGCGTTATCCGGGTCATCTTGGCGTGCATGTTATTCGTCCCACAGCCGGAAATGATGTGTACAACATCGTTATCCGCTTTGACACGCTTGAAAATCTCACCGCCTGGACAAAATCGGCTGAACGCGAAGCGCTGGTCGAGGAGATCAAACCGGCTCTGAGCCAGGACGATCATCTGGAAGTTCGGACTGAAACGGCTTTCTGGTTCACACCGGAAATGCCAGCGGTTAAGCGCCCGGCGCAGTGGAAGCAATTCCTGATCACGCTGGCGGTGATTTTCCCCAGCACCAACATCGTTCCGCGAATCACCGCTTTGTTTTTCCCCTCGCTCAAAGGCTCGCTGTTATTACATTTTATCAATGACGCGTTAGTCGTGGCGTTGGTGGTGTGGCTATGGATGCCCGTAATGACGCGCCTGTTAGCGGGCTGGCTGAAAAAATAA
- the malZ gene encoding maltodextrin glucosidase, giving the protein MLNAWHLPVPPFIQTRKDKLHITLWVSGTDLPQRVVLRYEKDNEDTSVQMTRQKTSPEEEIVAWRGVIDLSEGQPRRRYSFKLLWLDKQRWFTPQGMGSIPPAKLEQFAVDLPDDGPQWVQDQIFYQIFPDRFARTEQRTPEQDQVYYHHAAKRDIILRDWNEPLLGEAGGSTFYGGDLDGISENLPYLKMLGVTALYLNPIFTAPSVHKYDTQDYRHVDVQFGGDHAFLRLRKNTQRYGMRLVLDGVFNHSGDTHQWFDRQQTHGEGASHNPQSPWRDFYSYNDDGRALDWLGYSSLPKLDYQSTTLVDEIYQGEDSIVRHWLREPWGIDGWRLDVVHMLGEAGGAKNNLLHVSGITRAAKETKPDAYMLGEHFGDARQWLQTDAEDAAMNYRGFTFPLWGFLANTDISYDPQHIDAQTCTTWMDEYRAGLSHQQQLRMFNQLDSHDTARFKSILGKDVARLPLAVVWLFCWPGVPCIYYGDEVGLDGNNDPFCRKPFPWNPDQQDLGLLALYQRLGKLRHKSRALRQGGCQVVYAEGDVVVFVRVYQNERVLVAINRGVPIDVTLPFNPLLGGKTWKQHEGKAVLENCQLSLPAVSVSLWQNL; this is encoded by the coding sequence ATGTTGAATGCCTGGCACCTTCCGGTGCCCCCTTTCATACAAACACGTAAAGATAAGCTGCACATTACTCTTTGGGTTTCAGGCACGGATTTACCGCAGCGTGTAGTTTTGCGTTATGAGAAAGATAACGAAGACACGTCGGTTCAGATGACGCGCCAGAAAACGTCGCCAGAAGAGGAAATCGTCGCCTGGCGCGGCGTGATTGATTTATCCGAAGGGCAGCCACGCCGTCGCTACAGTTTTAAACTGTTGTGGCTGGATAAACAGCGCTGGTTTACCCCTCAGGGAATGGGATCCATTCCTCCTGCAAAACTTGAGCAATTTGCCGTTGATCTCCCGGATGATGGCCCCCAATGGGTGCAGGATCAAATCTTCTACCAGATTTTCCCCGATCGTTTTGCGCGAACCGAGCAACGCACCCCGGAGCAGGATCAGGTTTATTATCATCACGCTGCAAAGCGCGACATTATTTTGCGAGACTGGAATGAGCCGTTGCTTGGCGAGGCAGGCGGATCGACATTTTATGGGGGCGATCTGGACGGTATCAGTGAAAATCTGCCGTATCTCAAAATGCTGGGTGTTACCGCGCTCTATCTGAACCCCATTTTTACCGCCCCGAGCGTACACAAATACGATACCCAGGATTACCGCCACGTCGATGTGCAGTTTGGGGGCGATCATGCTTTTTTACGCCTGCGTAAAAACACTCAGCGATACGGCATGCGCCTGGTGCTCGATGGGGTATTTAACCACAGCGGCGATACGCACCAGTGGTTTGACAGGCAGCAAACCCATGGCGAAGGGGCGAGTCACAATCCACAATCGCCGTGGCGTGACTTTTACAGCTACAACGACGATGGGCGCGCCCTCGACTGGCTTGGATATTCCAGTTTGCCGAAACTGGACTACCAATCCACTACCCTGGTTGATGAAATTTACCAGGGGGAGGACAGTATCGTGCGCCACTGGTTACGCGAGCCCTGGGGCATTGACGGCTGGCGGCTTGATGTCGTGCATATGCTCGGTGAAGCGGGAGGCGCGAAAAATAATCTTCTGCATGTTTCGGGGATTACCAGGGCCGCAAAAGAGACGAAACCTGATGCTTACATGCTGGGCGAACATTTTGGTGATGCGCGGCAGTGGCTGCAAACCGATGCTGAAGACGCCGCGATGAACTATCGCGGTTTCACCTTCCCGCTGTGGGGATTCCTGGCCAACACCGATATTTCGTACGATCCGCAGCATATCGACGCGCAAACCTGTACCACATGGATGGATGAGTATCGCGCAGGGCTTTCACATCAGCAGCAGTTGCGTATGTTCAACCAGCTTGATAGCCATGATACCGCGCGCTTTAAATCGATCCTTGGCAAAGATGTCGCAAGATTGCCGCTGGCGGTGGTGTGGCTGTTTTGTTGGCCGGGTGTGCCGTGTATTTACTACGGCGATGAAGTGGGGTTAGACGGCAACAACGATCCGTTCTGCCGCAAGCCTTTCCCGTGGAATCCTGATCAACAAGATCTGGGTCTCCTGGCGCTCTACCAGCGGCTCGGTAAATTACGCCATAAAAGCCGTGCTTTGCGCCAGGGCGGCTGCCAGGTGGTTTACGCCGAAGGTGACGTGGTGGTGTTTGTGCGCGTATACCAAAACGAACGCGTGCTGGTGGCGATTAACCGTGGGGTACCTATCGACGTTACGCTGCCATTTAATCCGTTATTAGGCGGCAAAACCTGGAAGCAGCACGAAGGCAAAGCAGTGCTGGAAAATTGCCAGTTGTCGCTGCCTGCTGTTTCCGTCTCTCTCTGGCAAAATCTTTAA
- a CDS encoding peroxiredoxin C: MVLVTRPAPDFTAAAVLGSGEIVENFNFKAHTNGKTTVVFFWPMDFTFVCPSELIAFDKRYEEFQKRGVEVVGVSFDSEFVHNAWRKTPVDKGGIGEVKYAMVADIKREIQKAYGIEHPDAGVALRGSFLIDKAGIVRHQVVNDLPLGRNVDEMLRMVDALQFHEEHGEVCPAQWEKGKEGMNASPDGVAKYLSENVSSL; this comes from the coding sequence TACTCGTCCAGCCCCTGACTTTACCGCTGCAGCCGTTCTCGGCAGTGGCGAAATCGTTGAAAACTTCAACTTCAAAGCACACACCAATGGTAAAACCACCGTTGTGTTCTTCTGGCCAATGGACTTCACTTTCGTTTGCCCGTCTGAACTGATTGCGTTCGACAAGCGTTACGAAGAATTCCAGAAACGTGGCGTAGAAGTCGTTGGTGTATCTTTTGACTCCGAGTTCGTTCACAACGCATGGCGTAAAACCCCTGTTGATAAAGGCGGCATCGGTGAAGTGAAATACGCGATGGTTGCTGACATTAAGCGTGAAATTCAGAAAGCTTATGGCATCGAACATCCAGACGCAGGCGTTGCTCTGCGCGGTTCTTTCCTGATCGACAAAGCCGGTATCGTGCGTCACCAGGTTGTAAACGACCTGCCGCTGGGCCGTAACGTTGATGAAATGCTGCGTATGGTTGATGCGCTGCAATTCCACGAAGAGCACGGTGAAGTTTGCCCGGCTCAGTGGGAAAAAGGTAAAGAAGGTATGAACGCGTCTCCAGACGGCGTTGCTAAATACCTGAGCGAAAACGTTTCTAGCCTGTAA
- a CDS encoding amidohydrolase, with product MSQSASLILTNGQFHTLNSEAPLAQAVAIKDGKIMAVGSEPMVMSFADDQTQLVDLKGHTAIPGLNDSHLHLIRGGLNYNLELRWEGVPSLADALRMLKEQALRTPSPQWVRVVGGWTEFQFAERRMPTLEELNEAAPETPVFVLHLYDRALLNQAALKAVGYTKETPNPPGGEIVRDRNGNPTGMLIAKPNAMILYSTLAKGPKLPLEMQVNSTRQFMRELNRLGVTSAIDAGGGFQNYPEDYQVIDQLHAQKQMTVRIAYNLFTQRPQHELEDFEKWTDMLKPGQGTDFYRTNGAGEMLVFSAADFEDFLQPRPDLPDGMEQELERVVRHLVEQRWPFRLHATYNESISRMLDVFEKVDRDIPFNGLHWLFDHAETISEKNIERVKALGGGIAVQHRMAFQGEYYAARYGAEAVKQTPPIAKMLAAELPVGLGTDATRVASYNPWTALYWLVSGRTVGGMQMYDNNNRLPRDVALELWTAGSAWFSSEEGKKGRIKTGQLADLVVLSKDFFSVTEEEIKGIESVLTLVDGKVVYAAGAFTSLAPPPIPVLPEWSPVANVPGHYRSDPPIAAKVGMVAQVHQCCGRCSVHGHQHDAARKSVIPVSDEGAFWGVMGCSCFAF from the coding sequence ATGTCGCAATCTGCTTCATTAATTCTCACTAACGGTCAGTTTCATACTCTTAATAGCGAAGCTCCACTTGCGCAAGCCGTGGCGATCAAAGATGGAAAGATCATGGCCGTCGGCAGCGAGCCGATGGTGATGAGCTTTGCTGACGATCAAACGCAGTTGGTCGATCTCAAAGGGCATACGGCGATCCCCGGCCTTAACGACTCACATTTGCACCTAATCCGAGGCGGGCTGAATTACAACCTGGAATTGCGCTGGGAAGGCGTGCCTTCGCTTGCGGATGCGCTGCGAATGCTCAAAGAGCAGGCATTACGCACGCCGTCGCCGCAGTGGGTTCGCGTTGTGGGGGGCTGGACGGAGTTCCAGTTTGCTGAAAGGCGTATGCCAACGCTTGAAGAACTGAATGAAGCGGCACCGGAAACGCCCGTTTTCGTGCTGCATCTTTATGATCGCGCGTTGTTAAACCAGGCGGCACTCAAAGCGGTGGGCTACACCAAAGAGACGCCAAATCCGCCCGGTGGCGAGATTGTTCGTGACAGGAATGGGAATCCTACCGGGATGCTTATCGCCAAACCGAATGCGATGATCCTCTATTCGACGCTGGCGAAAGGGCCGAAATTACCGCTGGAAATGCAGGTTAACTCCACGCGTCAGTTTATGCGTGAGCTTAATCGTTTAGGCGTTACCAGCGCCATTGACGCCGGTGGCGGCTTCCAGAATTACCCGGAGGATTATCAAGTCATCGACCAGCTCCACGCCCAGAAACAGATGACGGTGCGTATTGCCTACAACCTGTTTACTCAGCGCCCTCAGCATGAACTGGAAGATTTTGAAAAGTGGACCGACATGCTGAAACCGGGGCAGGGGACGGATTTTTATCGCACTAACGGTGCCGGAGAAATGCTGGTCTTTTCCGCCGCCGACTTTGAAGATTTCTTACAGCCACGCCCGGATTTACCGGACGGCATGGAACAGGAGCTTGAACGCGTGGTGCGCCATCTGGTGGAGCAGCGCTGGCCGTTTCGCCTGCATGCAACCTATAACGAATCCATCAGCCGGATGCTGGACGTCTTCGAAAAGGTGGATCGTGATATTCCGTTTAACGGCCTGCACTGGCTGTTTGACCACGCGGAAACCATCAGCGAAAAGAATATCGAGCGGGTTAAAGCGCTGGGTGGCGGGATTGCGGTGCAACATCGCATGGCGTTTCAGGGAGAATATTATGCCGCACGTTACGGGGCTGAAGCCGTTAAACAGACGCCACCGATAGCGAAAATGCTGGCGGCTGAATTGCCTGTCGGGCTGGGGACGGATGCAACGCGTGTCGCAAGCTATAACCCGTGGACAGCGCTTTACTGGCTGGTGTCAGGGCGCACCGTGGGCGGGATGCAAATGTATGACAACAATAACCGACTGCCGCGTGATGTTGCGCTTGAGTTGTGGACGGCGGGCAGCGCATGGTTTTCCAGCGAAGAGGGCAAAAAAGGGCGAATCAAAACGGGGCAATTGGCCGATTTGGTTGTGCTGTCGAAAGATTTTTTTAGCGTAACGGAAGAGGAAATTAAAGGCATTGAATCGGTGCTGACGCTGGTGGATGGCAAAGTGGTTTACGCCGCCGGTGCGTTTACCTCACTGGCTCCGCCGCCGATTCCTGTGTTACCGGAATGGTCACCCGTAGCAAATGTACCTGGACATTATCGAAGCGATCCGCCAATAGCCGCGAAGGTGGGCATGGTCGCGCAGGTTCATCAGTGTTGCGGGCGTTGTAGCGTGCATGGTCACCAGCATGATGCGGCGCGTAAATCGGTGATTCCGGTTTCTGATGAAGGGGCTTTCTGGGGCGTGATGGGGTGCTCTTGTTTTGCTTTTTAG
- the proY gene encoding proline-specific permease ProY, which produces MENANKLKRGLSTRHIRFMALGSAIGTGLFYGSADAIKMAGPSVLLAYIIGGVAAYIIMRALGEMSVHNPSASSFSRYAQDNLGPLAGYITGWTYCFEILIVAIADVTAFGIYMGVWFPAVPHWVWVLSVVLIICAINLMSVKVFGELEFWFSFFKVATIIIMIVAGIGIIVWGIGNGGQATGIHNLWTNGGFFSNGWIGMIMSLQMVMFAYGGIEIIGITAGEAKDPQKSIPRAINSVPLRILVFYVGTLFVIMSIYPWNQVGTSGSPFVLTFQHMGITIAAGILNFVVITASLSAINSDVFGVGRMLHGMAEQGSAPKVFAKTSRNGIPWVTVMVMCCALLLAVVLNYLIPENVFLVIASLATFATVWVWIMILLSQIAFRRKLSPEETKALKFPVPGGVATTLVGLVFLVFIIALIGWHPDTRISLYVGCVWIVLLLVGWMFKRRQILAANQG; this is translated from the coding sequence ATGGAAAACGCTAATAAACTCAAGCGCGGCTTGAGTACCCGGCACATACGCTTTATGGCGTTGGGCTCGGCAATTGGCACCGGGCTGTTTTATGGCTCGGCAGATGCAATCAAAATGGCAGGGCCGAGCGTTCTGCTGGCTTACATTATCGGCGGCGTGGCGGCTTATATCATCATGCGTGCGCTGGGCGAGATGTCGGTTCATAACCCTTCCGCCAGTTCGTTTTCTCGTTACGCGCAGGATAACCTTGGGCCGTTGGCGGGCTATATCACCGGCTGGACTTACTGCTTTGAAATATTGATAGTGGCGATTGCGGATGTCACCGCATTCGGCATTTATATGGGCGTCTGGTTCCCGGCGGTGCCGCATTGGGTCTGGGTTTTGAGCGTGGTGCTGATTATCTGCGCCATCAACCTGATGAGCGTGAAGGTATTTGGCGAGCTGGAGTTCTGGTTCTCCTTCTTCAAAGTTGCCACCATCATCATCATGATTGTCGCCGGTATCGGGATTATCGTGTGGGGGATTGGCAACGGCGGCCAGGCAACGGGCATCCATAATTTATGGACCAACGGCGGCTTCTTCAGCAACGGCTGGATAGGCATGATTATGTCGTTGCAGATGGTCATGTTCGCCTACGGCGGCATCGAAATTATCGGGATTACCGCCGGTGAAGCGAAAGACCCACAGAAATCTATTCCGCGTGCGATCAACTCAGTGCCACTGCGTATCCTGGTGTTTTATGTGGGCACGCTGTTTGTGATTATGTCCATTTACCCGTGGAACCAGGTGGGCACCTCCGGTAGCCCGTTCGTGCTGACCTTCCAGCATATGGGGATCACCATCGCCGCAGGCATTCTGAACTTTGTGGTTATTACCGCTTCTTTGTCCGCGATTAACAGCGATGTGTTCGGCGTTGGCCGTATGCTGCACGGTATGGCGGAGCAGGGCAGCGCGCCGAAAGTGTTCGCTAAAACCTCACGCAACGGGATTCCGTGGGTGACGGTCATGGTGATGTGCTGCGCGCTGCTGCTGGCGGTGGTATTGAACTACCTGATTCCTGAAAACGTCTTCCTGGTGATTGCATCGCTGGCGACATTTGCCACCGTGTGGGTCTGGATAATGATCCTGCTGTCGCAGATTGCTTTCCGTCGCAAGCTCTCTCCTGAAGAGACGAAAGCGCTGAAATTCCCGGTACCGGGCGGTGTGGCAACGACTCTTGTTGGGCTGGTGTTCCTGGTGTTTATCATCGCGCTAATCGGCTGGCACCCGGATACCCGCATTTCGTTGTACGTCGGCTGCGTGTGGATTGTACTGCTGCTGGTTGGCTGGATGTTTAAACGTCGCCAAATTCTGGCGGCAAACCAGGGTTAA